Genomic window (Thermodesulfobacteriota bacterium):
AGCTTTTCTGCCCTTCGATGTACAGGTCCAGGAGGACGAGATCGAAATCGTCATGCTCGAGCGTTTCCCACGCCTGCCTCTCCGTGGCCGCCGACGTCACGGCGAACTGGCAGGTGCGCGAGAGAACCCGTTCGATAATTGCCCTGTAACGGGAATCGTCGTCGACGACCAGAACCTTGACCATGATGAAGAGAAATCAAGCAATACCCGTTCCTCCCCGGGGCATGCGGCCGAAGCTGTTGAAAATCCTTGCCTTCAGCGGATGCCGGTTTCCCGCCGTCGCGCAGGGAGCGGCGAAACCGCGCACTCCTGAGGCACCCTGCGACGGGAGGATAGCAGATACCCCCTGTATTCAATGCGGTTTTCCGATTTCTCCGGGGTGCTGCGGAAACGTTCCGTCCCGACGTCGAAAGCGGCACCCTGAACGGGATCTCTACTCCCCGTCCCGGTAATTGGAGGACTGGAATCCGTATCGTCTCATGATCCGCTGGAAGTTCCCCCGCGCCAATCCGAGGGCCCCGGATGCCCTCGATACGTTCCCCCCGTATTTCGTGAGGGCGTCGGCGACGATCCTGCGGTGGAAATCCTCGAGGGTCTTCTGCTTCAGCTTCTGGTAATCCAATCCGTCTTCGTCGCCTTCGACGCAGGATGGCGATGAGTGAAACTCCGGAGGAAGATCTCCGGGCGCGATGATTTCCCCCGCCTTCAGGATGGAGAGCCGTTCGACGAGGTTTTTCAGCTCCCGGATGTTTCCGGGCCAGTCGTATCGCATGAGCGTTTCCATGGCTTGGTCGCCGATGCGGATGGCCGGCCTTTTGCCGTCCTGGAAACGGCTCACGAAGTGTTCCGTCAACATCCGGAGGTCTTCCTTCCGTTCCCTCAACGGGGGGATACGGATCGGGATGACCGCCATCCGGTAATACAGGTCCTCCCGGAATTCCCCGTTCTTCATCAGGGACGAGATCTCCTTGTTGGTGGCGGCGATGATCCGCACGTCCACCGCGATTTCCCGGCAATCGCCGACGCGCCGGATCCGCCCTTCCTCGATCGCGCGCAGCAGCTTCGCCTGCAGGCCGTGGGACAGGTCGCCGATCTCGTCCAGGAAGAGCGTTCCCTCGTGGGCGAATTCGAACAGACCTCGCTTGGCTTCCGCCGCGCCGGTGTACGCTCCCTTGACGTGGCCGAACAGCTCCGACTCGAGCAGGTTCTCCGGAATGGCGCTGCAGTTGAGGGGGACGAACACCTTCTCCGCGCGGTCTCCTCCGAAGTGGATGGCCCGGGCGATCAGATCCTTCCCGGTGCCGCTTTCCCCCTGGATCAGGACGGGGGAGCGGCTGCTCGCGACGCTTTTGACCAACGAGAAGATCTCCCGCATCGCGGGGGCGTTTCCGACGATCTCCGCCAATCCGTACTGGCTCTTCAGCCCTTCCTTGAAGAACAGGTTCTCGTCGCGGATCGCCCTGCATTCGAAGATCTTTCTTACGTGGATGACGAGCTCCTCCACCCGGAAGGGCTTCAGCAGATAATCGCGGGCCCCCGCCTTCATCGCCTGGATCGCGGATTCGACGGTGGCATGCGCGGTCATGACGATCACGTCGACGCTCCGGCTCCGTGATGTGGCGGACTCGAGGATCTCCATCCC
Coding sequences:
- a CDS encoding sigma-54 dependent transcriptional regulator, coding for MRKHILIVEDDARLSKVLSRVLEKEGYEVAVAGTAGEGIEKLSQEMPGIVLTDIYLPDGTGMEILESATSRSRSVDVIVMTAHATVESAIQAMKAGARDYLLKPFRVEELVIHVRKIFECRAIRDENLFFKEGLKSQYGLAEIVGNAPAMREIFSLVKSVASSRSPVLIQGESGTGKDLIARAIHFGGDRAEKVFVPLNCSAIPENLLESELFGHVKGAYTGAAEAKRGLFEFAHEGTLFLDEIGDLSHGLQAKLLRAIEEGRIRRVGDCREIAVDVRIIAATNKEISSLMKNGEFREDLYYRMAVIPIRIPPLRERKEDLRMLTEHFVSRFQDGKRPAIRIGDQAMETLMRYDWPGNIRELKNLVERLSILKAGEIIAPGDLPPEFHSSPSCVEGDEDGLDYQKLKQKTLEDFHRRIVADALTKYGGNVSRASGALGLARGNFQRIMRRYGFQSSNYRDGE